One Coffea arabica cultivar ET-39 chromosome 5c, Coffea Arabica ET-39 HiFi, whole genome shotgun sequence DNA window includes the following coding sequences:
- the LOC140007293 gene encoding uncharacterized protein, with product MPHFSRTGELVYDLEVEKAVRRRRQETKRRKEGPLFIANESVEDEVSMANTQTLRELAAPELTHQPLCITFPTLAENTAFELKSGLIHLLPSFHGLSGEKPHKHVKEFEVVCSSMKPPEVTEEQIRLRAFPFSLKDAAKDWLYYLPAGSITTWAQLKKKFLEKFFPASRAASLRKEICSIKQYPGESLYEYWERFNKLCTRCPQHQISEQLLIQYFYEGLQPTDRSIIDAASGGALANKTPQEAWELIEAMAENSQQFDFRESNPTRRVNEVETSSIQQQLSELTSVVRQLAVGNVAQVKVCGICTNMGHPTDSCPMLQEYGVEQVNMAGGVPAPRRLYVPYSNTYNPGWRDHPNFSYGDRPQNTFSNRPPGFQQPWQHKSQPSSSSSGSSLEEIVKSLATTTTQLVTTITQLQQETRTLVASTTQFQHDTKAGMKDMETRMSQMATAINRLESHVYEKLPSQPEANPRNVSAMTLRSGKEVEGSKVTNLKTTSEDEIEKEIEEEGHIREEPKVPKYAKFLKDLCVNKRKLRGDERVMVGENVSAVLQRKLPPKCGDPVSLNVEYAGIDPFL from the exons atgccccATTTTTCTCGCACAGGTGAATTAGTATACGATCTTGAAGTTGAGAAGGCAGTGCGTAGGCGGAGGCAAGAGACCAAGAGGCGAAAAGAAGGGCCCTTATTTATTGCAAACGAGTCAGTAGAAGACGAAGTAAGCATGGCCAACACCCAAACACTAAGGGAGCTGGCTGCCCCGGAGCTGACTCACCAGCCCTTATGCATCACATTCCCCACTTTGGCTGAGAATACTGCTTTCGAACTGAAGTCGGGGTTGATTCACCTCTTACCTTCTTTCCATGGTCTCTCGGGTGAAAAACCCCACAAGCACGTTAAGGAGTTCGAGGTGGTCTGCTCTAGTATGAAACCTCCTGAGGTCACTGAAGAGCAAATTAGACTGAGAGCCTTTCCATTCTCTCTCAAGGATGCAGCTAAAGATTGGTTGTACTACCTACCAGCAGGTAGTATCACCACATGGGcacagttgaaaaagaagtttttggaaaaattcttccCTGCATCCCGGGCTGCGAGTTTGAGGAAGGAGATCTGCAGTATTAAACAATATCCCGGGGAGTCCTTGTATGAATATTGGGAAAGGTTTAACAAGTTGTGCACTAGATGCCCGCAGCATCAAATTAGTGAGCAGCTGTTAATCCAATATTTCTATGAAGGACTCCAACCAACTGATAGGAGTATCATTGACGCTGCGAGTGGGGGAGCGCTGGCAAACAAGACTCCGCAGGAAGCGTGGGAGCTTATTGAAGCTATGGCAGAGAATTCTCAACAGTTTGACTTTCGTGAGAGTAACCCTACCCGTAGGGTCAACGAGGTGGAGACGTCGTCCATTCAACAACAGTTGTCAGAGCTCACATCAGTTGTTCGACAGTTAGCTGTGGGAAATGTGGCCCAAGTAAAGGTATGTGGAATCTGCACAAATATGGGCCACCCCACTGACTCATGCCCCATGTTACAAGAGTATGGAGTTGAACAAGTGAACATGGCTGGAGGCGTGCCCGCGCCTCGTAGACTGTACGTCCCATACTCCAACACGTACAATCCGGGTTGGAGAGATCACCCAAATTTCAGCTATGGTGATAGGCCGCAAAATACATTCTCCAATCGTCCACCAGGATTTCAGCAACCTTGGCAACACAAGTCTCAACCCTCGTCCTCAAGCTCAGGGAGTTCTTTGGAGGAAATTGTCAAGAGTTTGGCCACGACTACCACTCAGCTCGTCACGACCATCACTCAGCTCCAGCAGGAGACTAGAACCTTGGTCGCGAGCACTACTCAGTTCCAACATGATACCAAGGCGGGCATGAAGGACATGGAAACTCGAATGAGTCAAATGGCAACTGCCATTAATCGCCTGGAGTCCCACGTCTATGAGAAATTGCCATCGCAACCTGAGGCAAACCCCAGAAATGTAAGCGCCATGACATTAAGGAGTGGCAAGGAAGTGGAGGGGTCAAAGGTCACGAACTTGAAGACTACAAGTGAAGACGAGATCGAGAAGGAGATAGAGGAAGAAGGACACATTCGCGAAGAGCCTAAG GTACCCAAGTAcgcaaagttcttgaaagacttGTGCGTTAACAAAAGAAAGTTAAGGGGTGATGAAAGAGTGatggtaggagagaatgtatcaGCTGTACTTCAAAGGAAACTCCCACCCAAATGcggagatccag TGTCGTTGAATGTTGAATATGCTGGAATTGACCCATTCTTGTAA
- the LOC113689353 gene encoding cysteine-rich receptor-like protein kinase 25 produces MLCLLSFHTKLTSPVNFLAPYCENTTYNPNSATGSIYRTNLNFVLDTLSSNASRTDTNGFYNFSTGNDPSNTVYGLFLCRGDLSADVCKECVANASTRVFQECPNQTAAIVWYDECLLRFSDQTIFSKVDSRVVVAMYNTQNVTESNWYNFVLLLGNLLYNAADQAANQTWGKKFAVQQANFSAFQTLYALTQCTPDISVDDCKACLESAIRTNLTLCCAIRVGGRVIFPSCNIRYELYGFYNSAFPAPPPMTNLHSFTGAPPPSSTKGKGRRPPRAVFPIAVPLIGVAVVLFIMALVFLKRRLRKSRVAMAPETSDGVAEILTAESLQYSLTEIQIATNNFSVDNKIGEGGFGRVYKGVLGNGQEVAVKRLSRSSVQGAEEFKNEIVVVAKLQHRNLVRLLGFCLEGEEKILIYEFVANKSLDYFLFDPENKRSLNWSRRYNIIGGIAKGLLYLHEDSRLRIVHRDLKVSNILLDGNMSPKIADFGMAKICGVDQYEGNTNRIAGTVGYMAPEYTRWGQFSLKSDVFSFGVVILEIVTGKKSSDFHQSRDSEDLLSYAWNHWRRGQTLALLDSSIGDSYARNEVIQCIQVGLLCVEEDASKRPTMASVVCMLNPGSVSLPTPHRPAVFRSNGSESRVDELKVDQSNSQIISAPSSVNDASITELIEPLFGTFCIVILF; encoded by the exons ATGCTTTGTTTGCTTAGCTTCCATACCAAACTCACTAGCCCCGTTAATTTTCTTGCGCCTTACTGTGAAAATACAACATACAACCCTAACAGTGCGACCGGCAGCATTTACAGAACCAATCTAAATTTCGTGCTTGACACCCTATCTTCAAATGCATCTCGGACAGACACCAATGGCTTCTATAATTTCAGTACTGGCAATGACCCTTCTAACACGGTCTATGGCCTCTTTCTCTGTCGAGGCGATCTCAGCGCTGATGTTTGCAAAGAATGTGTAGCAAATGCCAGCACAAGAGTATTTCAAGAGTGCCCGAATCAGACGGCTGCTATTGTTTGGTATGACGAGTGCTTGTTGCGTTTTTCTGACCAGACAATCTTCTCCAAGGTTGATTCCAGAGTGGTAGTGGCTATGTACAATACACAGAATGTCACTGAATCGAACTGGTACAACTTCGTATTGCTATTGGGAAATTTGTTGTATAACGCTGCGGATCAGGCTGCAAATCAAACATGGGGCAAAAAGTTTGCTGTTCAACAAGCCAACTTTTCCGCTTTTCAGACGTTGTATGCCCTTACACAGTGCACACCAGATATATCTGTTGATGACTGCAAAGCGTGCCTTGAAAGTGCTATCAGAACCAATCTGACCCTTTGTTGTGCTATCAGAGTGGGAGGTAGAGTAATCTTTCCAAGCTGTAATATTAGGTATGAGCTCTACGGCTTCTACAATAGTGCATTCCCTGCACCACCGCCTATGACAAACTTACATTCCTTCACCGGTGCTCCTCCTCCTAGTTCCACTAAAG GCAAAGGACGAAGACCCCCACGAGCAGTTTTTCCAATTGCTGTCCCATTAATTGGGGTTGCTGTTGTGCTATTTATCATGGCTTTAGTTTTCCTGAAAAGAAGATTGCGGAAGAGTCGTGTTGCAATGGCACCGGAAACAAGTG ATGGAGTTGCTGAAATCTTAACAGCCGAATCCTTACAGTATAGCTTAACTGAAATTCAAATTGCCACAAATAACTTCTCTGTGGATAACAAAATTGGCGAAGGTGGATTTGGTCGTGTATACAAG GGTGTACTTGGTAATGGACAAGAAGTAGCTGTCAAAAGGCTGTCAAGGAGCTCAGTGCAAGGTGCAGaagaatttaaaaatgaaattgtAGTAGTTGCAAAGCTTCAACACAGAAATCTAGTTCGGCTATTGGGATTTTGCctggaaggagaagaaaagataCTCATCTATGAATTTGTTGCCAACAAAAGCCTTGACTACTTTCTCTTTG ATCCAGAAAATAAACGATCATTGAACTGGTCAAGACGTTACAATATCATTGGAGGTATAGCAAAAGGACTTCTTTATCTGCATGAGGATTCTCGTCTAAGAATTGTTCATCGCGATCTCAAAGTAAGTAATATATTATTGGATGGAAATATGAGTCCAAAGATAGCAGATTTTGGCATGGCAAAGATTTGTGGAGTTGATCAATATGAAGGAAACACAAATAGAATTGCAGGGACGGT TGGTTATATGGCTCCTGAATATACAAGGTGGGGTCAGTTCTCACTAAAGTCAGACGTGTTTAGTTTTGGGGTTGTAATTTTGGAAATTGTCACGGGCAAGAAGAGCAGTGACTTCCATCAATCTAGAGATTCCGAAGACCTTCTAAGCTAT GCTTGGAACCATTGGAGACGCGGCCAAACTTTAGCTCTTTTGGATTCAAGCATTGGAGATTCTTATGCCAGAAATGAAGTCATTCAATGCATCCAAGTTGGCTTACTATGTGTTGAAGAAGATGCCAGTAAAAGACCCACAATGGCTTCCGTGGTCTGCATGCTCAATCCTGGTTCTGTTTCCCTACCAACTCCACATCGTCCGGCAGTTTTCCGGAGCAATGGATCGGAGAGCAGGGTAGACGAGCTGAAAGTTGATCAATCCAACTCTCAAATAATTTCAGCTCCAAGCTCTGTCAATGATGCATCAATTACTGAACTGATAGAGCCGTTATTTGGCACGTTTTGCATTGTCATCTTGTtctaa